In a genomic window of [Empedobacter] haloabium:
- the motA gene encoding flagellar motor stator protein MotA produces MQQIIGFVIIFGSVFGGFVLMGGTFAAIWHPIEVLVIAGAGAGALVLGNPGHVLHELTHQLKKIVVRKKYDSEFQRQLLLLMYELLQLAAGGLKALDAHVEAPKDSAIFQRYPLVLEEPKLLAFIVDNFRLMAMGKINAHELEGVLEQELELIHEELTQPAKSLNKIGEAMPGFGILAAVLGIVITMGTVGEGASSGEIAEKVGAAMVGTFIGIFLCYGLIDPICNMLKQLVGEEASTMEIVKVVLVTHVAGKPALLAIDAGRRLVQLNTKPSFAQLESWITAMEGGDDGGSSRGGGRAKAA; encoded by the coding sequence ATGCAGCAGATCATTGGTTTTGTCATCATTTTCGGTAGTGTCTTCGGCGGCTTCGTGCTGATGGGCGGCACGTTCGCCGCCATCTGGCACCCGATCGAGGTGCTCGTCATCGCCGGCGCCGGCGCCGGCGCGCTGGTACTGGGCAACCCGGGCCACGTGCTGCACGAGCTGACCCACCAGCTGAAGAAGATCGTCGTGCGCAAGAAGTACGACTCCGAGTTCCAGCGCCAGCTGCTGCTGCTGATGTACGAGCTGCTGCAACTGGCGGCTGGCGGCCTGAAGGCCCTGGACGCCCACGTCGAGGCGCCCAAGGACAGCGCCATCTTCCAGCGCTATCCGCTGGTGCTGGAGGAGCCCAAGCTGCTGGCGTTTATCGTCGATAACTTCCGCCTGATGGCGATGGGCAAGATCAACGCGCACGAGCTGGAAGGCGTGCTGGAGCAGGAACTGGAGCTGATCCACGAAGAACTGACGCAGCCGGCCAAGTCGCTCAACAAGATTGGCGAAGCAATGCCGGGCTTCGGTATTCTGGCTGCCGTGCTGGGCATCGTCATCACGATGGGCACGGTGGGCGAAGGCGCCTCCTCCGGCGAGATCGCCGAGAAGGTCGGCGCCGCCATGGTCGGCACGTTCATCGGTATCTTCCTGTGCTACGGCCTGATCGACCCGATATGCAATATGCTCAAGCAGCTGGTGGGCGAGGAAGCGTCGACGATGGAAATCGTCAAGGTCGTGCTGGTGACGCACGTGGCCGGCAAGCCCGCCCTGCTGGCGATCGACGCGGGCCGCCGCCTGGTGCAGCTGAACACCAAGCCGAGTTTCGCCCAACTGGAAAGCTGGATCACCGCGATGGAAGGCGGCGACGACGGCGGCAGCAGCCGAGGAGGTGGCCGTGCAAAAGCCGCATGA
- the flgM gene encoding flagellar biosynthesis anti-sigma factor FlgM encodes MAIETKSRGQRMRISSGAPGTVAVQTVTDSAPAESVRAPAQVARETLQSAVMQPALQAMKDMPDIDHEKVAMLRDALAKGELPFNANKLAGLIQRFHGEH; translated from the coding sequence ATGGCAATTGAAACGAAGTCAAGAGGTCAACGTATGCGTATTTCTAGTGGAGCTCCCGGTACCGTCGCCGTCCAGACGGTTACCGACAGCGCGCCGGCCGAATCGGTCCGCGCGCCGGCCCAGGTTGCCCGGGAAACCCTGCAGTCGGCGGTGATGCAGCCGGCCCTGCAGGCGATGAAGGACATGCCGGACATCGACCACGAGAAAGTGGCGATGCTGCGCGACGCGCTGGCGAAGGGCGAACTGCCCTTCAATGCGAACAAGCTCGCGGGCCTGATCCAGCGTTTCCACGGAGAGCATTGA
- a CDS encoding flagellar hook-basal body complex protein, giving the protein MSFNIALSGIQAINEQLNSISNNIANAGTYGYKAQRANFSSMYAGSQPTGTQIGSTTQNISLTGGILNTGRAMDASIDGRGFFISKTSTGQEVYSRVGIFTKGGDDFLVDSAGRRVQGNQLTPGEASEGKFGDIKVPAGDLAAKATTEIDFAANMSADWKAPALPFDAADPATYNMTKVTVAFDSLGKAHTVSQYFRRADDATRDISVVTMVDGVAPTGGTTTLQFDTSGKLINSPPTMDVSFADATAADVEITVDYTGTTFQAGEATTSTNIADGYATGKYIGVELGSDGKVIAKYSNGEAQAVAQIKLATFSNDDALTPVNDTSWTAGGDVGTKSLSDPGSGPAGSLAIATLEGSNVDITSELVGLMGSQRNYQANSKVITTENQMLQSLMQAL; this is encoded by the coding sequence ATGAGTTTCAATATCGCACTGTCCGGCATCCAGGCCATCAACGAGCAGCTCAACAGCATTTCCAACAACATCGCCAACGCGGGCACCTACGGCTACAAGGCCCAGCGCGCCAACTTCTCGTCGATGTACGCCGGCAGCCAGCCGACCGGTACCCAGATCGGCTCGACCACGCAGAACATCAGCCTGACGGGCGGCATCCTGAACACGGGCCGCGCGATGGACGCTTCCATCGACGGCCGCGGCTTCTTCATCAGCAAGACCTCGACGGGCCAGGAAGTCTACAGCCGCGTCGGCATCTTCACCAAGGGCGGCGACGACTTCCTGGTCGACAGCGCCGGCCGCCGTGTGCAGGGCAACCAGCTGACCCCGGGCGAAGCCAGCGAAGGCAAGTTCGGCGACATCAAGGTGCCGGCCGGCGACCTGGCCGCCAAGGCCACGACGGAAATCGACTTCGCCGCCAATATGTCGGCCGACTGGAAGGCGCCGGCGCTGCCGTTCGACGCGGCCGACCCGGCCACCTACAACATGACCAAGGTCACCGTGGCGTTCGACAGCCTGGGCAAGGCCCACACGGTCAGCCAGTACTTCCGTCGTGCCGACGACGCCACCCGCGACATCTCGGTCGTGACGATGGTGGATGGCGTCGCCCCGACCGGCGGCACCACGACCCTGCAGTTCGACACCAGCGGCAAGCTGATCAACAGCCCGCCGACGATGGACGTCTCGTTCGCCGACGCCACCGCGGCCGACGTCGAGATCACCGTGGACTACACCGGCACCACGTTCCAGGCCGGCGAAGCGACCACGTCGACCAATATCGCCGACGGCTACGCCACCGGCAAGTACATCGGCGTCGAACTGGGTTCCGACGGCAAGGTGATCGCCAAGTACTCGAACGGCGAAGCGCAGGCCGTGGCCCAGATCAAGCTGGCCACGTTCTCCAACGACGACGCCCTGACCCCGGTCAACGACACCAGCTGGACGGCCGGCGGCGACGTGGGCACGAAGAGCCTGAGCGACCCGGGTTCGGGTCCGGCCGGCAGCCTGGCCATCGCCACGCTGGAAGGCTCGAACGTGGACATCACGTCGGAACTGGTCGGCTTGATGGGTTCGCAGCGCAACTACCAGGCGAACTCGAAGGTCATCACGACCGAGAACCAGATGCTGCAATCGCTGATGCAGGCCCTGTAA
- the flgC gene encoding flagellar basal body rod protein FlgC has translation MSFKDISQIAGSAMAAQTVRLNTVASNLANADSVSGNENDTYRARKPVFAAVMNEGPNAAAGGKVQVLDVVESAEPLRKVYEPDNPLANAEGMVFYPNVNQVAEMTDMMSASRAFETNVEVLGRIRTMQQSLLKLGEM, from the coding sequence ATGAGCTTCAAGGACATCTCCCAGATCGCCGGCTCGGCCATGGCGGCGCAGACCGTGCGCCTCAATACCGTGGCGTCGAACCTGGCCAATGCCGATTCCGTGTCCGGCAACGAGAACGACACCTACCGCGCCCGCAAGCCCGTGTTCGCGGCCGTGATGAACGAAGGCCCGAACGCGGCCGCTGGCGGCAAGGTCCAGGTGCTGGACGTCGTCGAGAGCGCCGAGCCGCTGCGCAAGGTGTACGAGCCGGACAATCCCCTGGCCAACGCCGAGGGCATGGTGTTCTACCCCAACGTCAACCAGGTGGCCGAGATGACGGACATGATGTCCGCCTCGCGCGCCTTTGAAACCAATGTCGAAGTGCTGGGCCGCATCCGGACCATGCAGCAATCCCTCCTGAAACTGGGTGAAATGTAA
- a CDS encoding flagellar motor protein MotB, translating to MQKPHDKHHEMTIVKRGGGKHAHDEHGGAWKVAFADFCLALMCLFLVLWLMASRNTESLQQILTQSDGNKTDQGKGVMPEQIGGPRGSLIERFPMPRTGNSDTDGKAEKSTENSPEAAPSKVSYDTPDDLAVLAKALKEMSQDAGLASNLQSVVTPYGLRVMLHDTDKQGMFVRGSAIPTGKFTTLMRQMGPLFARMENQMLIVGHTDSLQYADTSHSAFSNWNLSSNRAMSARAQLLAGSMPADSVLQVVGMADRAPLDTKNAAAGVNRRIELLILTRGQASAIAAMFGMPGDKERLAPGVDTELPDVNVLKQLRDKLQSGGR from the coding sequence GTGCAAAAGCCGCATGATAAACACCATGAGATGACGATCGTCAAGCGCGGCGGCGGCAAGCACGCGCATGACGAACACGGCGGCGCATGGAAGGTCGCGTTCGCGGACTTCTGCCTGGCCCTGATGTGCCTGTTCCTCGTGCTGTGGCTGATGGCCTCGCGCAACACGGAAAGCCTGCAGCAGATCCTGACCCAGTCGGACGGCAACAAGACCGACCAGGGCAAGGGCGTGATGCCGGAGCAGATCGGCGGTCCGCGCGGCAGCCTGATCGAGCGTTTCCCGATGCCGCGCACGGGCAATTCGGACACCGACGGCAAGGCCGAGAAAAGCACGGAGAACAGCCCGGAGGCGGCGCCATCGAAGGTCAGCTACGACACGCCCGACGACCTGGCAGTACTTGCCAAAGCGCTCAAGGAAATGAGCCAGGACGCGGGCCTGGCCAGCAACCTGCAATCGGTGGTCACGCCCTACGGTTTGCGCGTGATGCTGCACGATACTGATAAACAAGGCATGTTTGTGCGTGGCAGCGCCATCCCGACGGGCAAATTTACGACACTTATGCGCCAGATGGGCCCCCTTTTTGCACGCATGGAGAACCAAATGCTGATCGTTGGCCACACGGATTCGCTACAATATGCGGATACCAGCCACTCCGCATTTTCTAACTGGAACCTGTCGTCGAACCGCGCCATGTCCGCGCGGGCCCAGCTGCTCGCGGGCAGCATGCCGGCCGACAGCGTCCTGCAAGTCGTCGGCATGGCCGACCGGGCCCCGCTCGATACGAAGAATGCCGCCGCCGGCGTCAACCGCCGCATCGAACTGCTGATCCTGACCCGCGGCCAGGCCAGCGCGATCGCCGCGATGTTCGGCATGCCGGGCGATAAAGAAAGATTGGCGCCGGGCGTCGACACCGAACTGCCGGATGTCAACGTACTGAAACAGCTGCGCGACAAGCTGCAGTCCGGCGGGAGGTAA
- a CDS encoding FliA/WhiG family RNA polymerase sigma factor: MTPADEQKHLLAYAPLVKKIVRQLNSQVAGAIDREDMEQIGLMGLLEALRRYGEPDAGFGSYASLRIRGAILDELRRQDWRPRAVRQQSHKLRDAVRALTRKLGREPSEQEAIAGLGITADEYMAYQLDENAEVLASFDDLLQEQGSEMGAGHSPSPEEQLMVRRSLEQALNGLNEREQRVVQMYYEFELSYKEIAAVLDLTDARVCQLNKAALNKMKAVLQA; encoded by the coding sequence ATGACCCCGGCCGATGAACAAAAGCACCTGCTGGCGTACGCGCCGCTGGTCAAGAAGATCGTGCGCCAGCTCAATTCCCAGGTGGCCGGCGCCATCGACCGCGAGGACATGGAGCAGATCGGCCTGATGGGCTTGCTGGAAGCGCTGCGCCGCTACGGCGAGCCCGATGCGGGCTTCGGCAGCTATGCCAGCCTGCGCATCCGCGGCGCCATCCTGGACGAACTGCGCCGGCAGGACTGGCGTCCGCGCGCCGTGCGCCAGCAGAGCCACAAGCTGCGCGACGCCGTGCGCGCGCTGACGCGCAAGCTGGGCCGCGAGCCGAGCGAACAGGAAGCCATCGCCGGCCTGGGCATCACGGCCGACGAATACATGGCCTACCAGCTCGACGAGAACGCCGAGGTACTGGCCAGCTTCGACGACCTGCTGCAGGAGCAAGGGTCGGAAATGGGCGCGGGCCACTCGCCCAGCCCGGAAGAGCAATTGATGGTACGGCGCAGCCTGGAGCAGGCCCTGAACGGCCTGAACGAGCGCGAGCAGCGCGTCGTGCAGATGTATTACGAGTTCGAGCTGAGCTACAAGGAAATCGCGGCCGTGCTGGACCTGACGGATGCCCGCGTATGCCAGCTCAACAAGGCTGCGCTGAACAAGATGAAAGCGGTGCTGCAGGCGTAA
- the flgF gene encoding flagellar basal-body rod protein FlgF, producing the protein MDALIYTAMSGAERALRGQQVHANNLANADTAGFRANLELATAQAAQGYGYDDRHMSQMQANAISTKQGTLRPTGRELDVAISGQGMFAVQGPTGEAYTRAGNITLDADGTMTVNGMQLLGEGGPITLPQNARIEIGQDGTVSIQSPGGKGEMQVIDKLKLVKAEGSELTKNEAGLIVARDGATLPTDNTVQVRAGHLEGSNVSAVEEMVATMSLTRTFEVQMKLFKAADDMTQAGNRLIGG; encoded by the coding sequence ATGGATGCACTGATCTACACCGCGATGAGCGGCGCCGAGCGGGCCCTGCGGGGCCAGCAGGTGCACGCCAACAACCTGGCGAACGCCGACACGGCGGGCTTTCGCGCCAACCTGGAACTGGCCACGGCGCAAGCCGCCCAGGGCTATGGCTACGACGACCGCCACATGTCGCAGATGCAGGCCAACGCCATCTCGACCAAGCAGGGCACGCTGCGCCCGACCGGCCGCGAACTGGACGTGGCGATCTCCGGCCAGGGCATGTTCGCCGTGCAGGGCCCGACGGGCGAAGCCTACACCCGCGCCGGCAACATCACGCTGGACGCGGACGGCACGATGACCGTCAACGGCATGCAGCTGCTGGGCGAAGGCGGCCCCATCACCCTGCCGCAGAACGCCCGCATCGAGATCGGCCAGGACGGTACCGTGTCGATCCAGAGCCCGGGTGGCAAGGGCGAGATGCAGGTGATCGACAAACTCAAGCTCGTCAAGGCCGAAGGCTCCGAGCTGACCAAGAACGAGGCAGGCCTGATCGTCGCACGCGACGGTGCCACCCTGCCCACGGATAACACGGTGCAGGTGCGCGCCGGTCATCTGGAAGGGAGCAACGTGTCCGCCGTCGAAGAGATGGTGGCCACGATGAGCCTGACTCGCACCTTCGAAGTCCAGATGAAACTGTTCAAGGCCGCGGACGACATGACCCAGGCCGGCAACCGCCTGATCGGCGGCTGA
- the flgA gene encoding flagellar basal body P-ring formation chaperone FlgA, producing MFNKRILPRFLTLLLIGTTKVSWSAPVAPDKLVAQVQQAAQQELKRHAELSNWSEPQFDVEVVRNTRPIGPCNAAPRVEAADVRSPARMRFVAICPDAGGWRYDFVTRAKISARVVVAANDLSSGKTVSAEDVLLERHDITGTPDAFSDIAAVQELATRRTIRAGDVIRANMLVAPTLVKRGEPVRIVAKRDQIEVSMGGEALDTGARGATIRVKNASGVTIRARVTELGQVEPVD from the coding sequence ATGTTCAACAAACGAATTTTACCCCGGTTTCTCACTCTGTTGCTCATCGGAACGACTAAAGTTTCGTGGTCCGCCCCTGTGGCCCCGGACAAGCTTGTCGCCCAGGTGCAACAGGCGGCGCAACAAGAATTAAAGCGGCATGCCGAACTGTCCAACTGGAGCGAACCGCAGTTCGACGTCGAGGTTGTCCGGAATACCAGGCCGATCGGGCCCTGCAACGCGGCCCCCAGAGTGGAGGCGGCCGATGTGCGCAGCCCGGCGCGGATGCGCTTCGTGGCAATCTGTCCAGATGCCGGCGGCTGGCGATACGATTTCGTCACGCGCGCGAAGATCTCGGCTCGTGTTGTCGTTGCAGCAAATGACTTGTCAAGTGGTAAAACCGTATCGGCGGAAGATGTGTTGCTGGAGCGCCACGATATCACCGGCACGCCGGATGCGTTCTCGGACATTGCGGCCGTGCAGGAGCTGGCGACGCGCCGGACGATCCGCGCCGGCGACGTGATCCGGGCCAATATGCTCGTGGCACCGACCCTGGTGAAGCGGGGCGAGCCGGTGCGCATCGTCGCCAAGCGCGACCAGATCGAAGTCAGCATGGGTGGCGAGGCGCTCGACACGGGCGCGCGCGGCGCCACGATCCGTGTCAAGAACGCCAGCGGGGTGACGATCCGCGCCCGCGTGACGGAACTGGGCCAGGTCGAGCCGGTGGACTGA
- a CDS encoding PEP-CTERM sorting domain-containing protein (PEP-CTERM proteins occur, often in large numbers, in the proteomes of bacteria that also encode an exosortase, a predicted intramembrane cysteine proteinase. The presence of a PEP-CTERM domain at a protein's C-terminus predicts cleavage within the sorting domain, followed by covalent anchoring to some some component of the (usually Gram-negative) cell surface. Many PEP-CTERM proteins exhibit an unusual sequence composition that includes large numbers of potential glycosylation sites. Expression of one such protein has been shown restore the ability of a bacterium to form floc, a type of biofilm.), producing the protein MKPFMRHLAAGVTATLLLFNFSATAHAAVADASSADATLAGSPADAFVFVSGWNPHAGPDGNRSGLAPAFDPYGSGAWTLLDKYDHRADFRNLGPLRFTFSETSSTTGVWSVTNTSATTGVTLDLAFAIHAGSPGAAWLFDDQAILPGQTLDGTWEVRWTNRAGVPPDFSSLALFGRDVVLAPVPEPGAVGMVLAGLGVLFLRRREEN; encoded by the coding sequence ATGAAACCATTCATGCGACACCTGGCGGCCGGTGTGACCGCCACTTTACTGCTCTTCAATTTCAGCGCTACCGCCCACGCGGCCGTGGCCGACGCCAGCAGTGCCGACGCGACGCTGGCCGGCAGCCCGGCCGACGCCTTCGTGTTCGTTTCGGGCTGGAACCCGCATGCCGGCCCGGATGGCAACCGCAGCGGCCTGGCGCCGGCGTTCGATCCCTACGGCAGCGGCGCCTGGACCTTGCTCGACAAGTACGACCACCGCGCGGATTTCCGCAACCTGGGCCCGCTGCGTTTCACCTTCAGCGAAACCAGCAGCACGACGGGTGTGTGGTCGGTCACCAATACCAGCGCCACGACGGGCGTCACGCTCGATCTCGCGTTCGCCATCCACGCCGGCAGCCCGGGCGCGGCCTGGCTGTTCGACGACCAGGCGATCCTGCCCGGGCAGACGCTGGACGGTACGTGGGAAGTGAGGTGGACCAACCGCGCCGGCGTGCCGCCGGATTTCTCGTCGCTGGCGCTGTTCGGGCGCGACGTGGTGCTGGCGCCGGTGCCGGAGCCGGGGGCGGTGGGGATGGTGCTGGCGGGGTTGGGGGTGTTGTTCCTGCGACGGCGGGAGGAGAACTAA
- the flgB gene encoding flagellar basal body rod protein FlgB yields MGINFKEATGVHADALHLRSERTRILASNIANENTPGYQAQDMDFSASMAQLQAGKEGGLSLMSDSDPLYRVPFHPTTDGNTVEIGVEQAAFSQNATDFQTSLTFINMKLKGLAKAINGQ; encoded by the coding sequence ATGGGAATCAATTTCAAGGAAGCGACCGGCGTGCACGCCGACGCACTGCACCTGCGCTCGGAGCGCACGCGCATCCTGGCGTCCAACATCGCCAACGAGAACACCCCGGGCTACCAGGCCCAGGACATGGACTTCTCGGCGTCGATGGCGCAACTGCAGGCCGGCAAGGAAGGCGGCCTGTCCCTGATGTCCGACAGCGACCCGCTGTACCGCGTGCCGTTCCACCCGACCACCGACGGCAACACCGTCGAGATCGGCGTCGAGCAGGCGGCGTTCTCGCAGAACGCGACCGACTTCCAGACCAGTCTCACCTTCATCAATATGAAGCTGAAAGGTCTGGCCAAGGCCATCAACGGCCAGTGA
- the flgJ gene encoding flagellar assembly peptidoglycan hydrolase FlgJ, with protein sequence MNRSDFTFATKPTQATAATASNMTAARPALPAGFSGGSGGAGFSSTFRQVQSDVAAFIGNGGGGFVNDSSTPLSADGAALRARLTANALGGADSNGAIDGAAEVNGQHGIDGDLQQQFLASIRPHAEEAARKLGVSPDIVAAHAALESGWGQRPLRNGTADTHNLFGIKAGGSWQGDVAANMTTEYEHGAAVKKVEKFRSYPDQASAFRDYAGMLASNPRYQKALNTGSDAHAFAQGLQQGGYATDPAYAQKLAKLAARVARTEY encoded by the coding sequence ATGAACCGGTCTGATTTCACGTTTGCGACAAAGCCCACCCAGGCGACCGCGGCTACCGCCTCGAACATGACGGCGGCCCGCCCCGCCCTGCCCGCCGGCTTCTCTGGCGGCAGCGGCGGCGCCGGCTTCTCCAGCACGTTCCGCCAGGTGCAGTCCGACGTGGCCGCCTTCATCGGCAACGGCGGCGGCGGCTTCGTCAATGACTCGTCCACGCCGCTGTCGGCCGACGGGGCGGCCTTGCGCGCGCGCCTGACCGCCAATGCCTTGGGCGGTGCCGACAGCAACGGCGCCATCGACGGCGCGGCGGAGGTGAACGGCCAGCACGGCATCGACGGCGACCTGCAGCAGCAGTTCCTGGCGTCGATCCGGCCGCATGCCGAGGAAGCGGCGCGCAAGCTGGGCGTCTCGCCCGATATCGTTGCCGCGCATGCCGCGCTGGAATCGGGCTGGGGCCAGCGTCCCCTGCGCAACGGCACGGCGGATACGCACAACCTGTTCGGCATCAAGGCCGGCGGTTCGTGGCAGGGCGACGTGGCGGCCAACATGACGACCGAATACGAGCACGGCGCGGCGGTGAAGAAAGTGGAGAAGTTCCGCAGCTATCCGGACCAGGCCAGCGCGTTCCGCGACTATGCCGGCATGCTGGCATCCAATCCGCGCTACCAGAAGGCCCTGAACACGGGCAGCGACGCGCATGCGTTCGCCCAGGGGCTGCAGCAAGGCGGCTACGCCACCGATCCCGCGTACGCGCAGAAGCTGGCCAAGCTGGCGGCGCGTGTCGCGCGGACGGAGTATTGA
- the flgN gene encoding flagellar export chaperone FlgN yields the protein MNGKTVPALSRQEAMQQLLQGVADDKAGYARLLELLDEQFDAAIRHQRERLGSIAAAIGTLVDTLESRRARRVELATVLAGPAPTMAAIFALLRPESRARVQEDWAALEQMVGAAKAGGKRNGDLLAEQYTIMQRVLHGEDQLYEPV from the coding sequence GTGAACGGCAAGACCGTCCCGGCGCTGTCGCGCCAGGAAGCGATGCAGCAGCTGTTGCAGGGCGTGGCAGACGACAAGGCCGGCTACGCCCGGCTGCTGGAACTGCTGGACGAGCAGTTCGATGCCGCCATCCGGCACCAGCGCGAGCGCCTCGGCAGCATTGCCGCGGCGATCGGCACGCTGGTGGACACCCTGGAATCGCGCCGTGCGCGCCGTGTCGAGCTGGCCACCGTGCTGGCCGGCCCGGCGCCGACGATGGCGGCGATCTTTGCCCTGCTGCGCCCGGAATCGCGGGCGCGCGTGCAGGAAGACTGGGCCGCGCTGGAGCAGATGGTGGGTGCGGCCAAGGCCGGCGGCAAGCGCAACGGCGACTTGCTGGCCGAACAATACACGATCATGCAGCGCGTGCTGCACGGCGAAGATCAACTCTATGAACCGGTCTGA
- a CDS encoding flagellar hook capping FlgD N-terminal domain-containing protein, with product METNLFTNAAGIGAGTGASTGAPAANAASDSKEMFTKLLVAQIQNQDPLEPSDPSQFVQQLTQLSQTEAMQNLASLTSANASVLQSMQVLAMGGQVGSEVMANVDSVKLDGHKVNGAVTLSNNSSKTTLVLTDAGGQDHELALGPLSQGSVPFSIDPTAMGLPAGSYKMKVVTSSGEQPPVDIAGRLNSVRLGSNGSIVLNIANVGEVAPSNVTAFNGKPQTAVAAAGAANTTL from the coding sequence ATGGAAACGAATCTGTTCACGAACGCGGCCGGCATCGGTGCCGGCACCGGCGCCAGCACCGGCGCACCCGCGGCCAATGCCGCCAGCGACAGCAAGGAAATGTTCACCAAGCTGCTGGTGGCGCAGATCCAGAACCAGGATCCGCTGGAGCCGTCCGACCCGTCGCAATTCGTCCAGCAGCTGACCCAGCTGTCGCAGACGGAAGCGATGCAGAACCTGGCATCGCTGACCAGTGCCAACGCCAGCGTGCTGCAAAGCATGCAAGTGCTGGCGATGGGCGGCCAGGTCGGCTCGGAAGTGATGGCCAACGTCGACAGCGTCAAGCTGGACGGCCACAAGGTCAACGGCGCCGTGACGCTGTCCAACAACAGCAGCAAAACCACGCTGGTGCTGACGGACGCGGGTGGCCAGGACCACGAACTGGCACTCGGCCCGTTGTCGCAAGGCAGCGTGCCATTCTCGATCGATCCGACGGCAATGGGTCTGCCGGCCGGTTCCTACAAGATGAAGGTCGTCACCAGCTCGGGCGAGCAACCACCGGTCGATATCGCCGGTCGCCTGAACAGCGTGCGCCTGGGCTCGAACGGCAGCATTGTGCTGAACATCGCCAACGTCGGCGAAGTGGCACCGAGCAACGTTACCGCTTTCAACGGTAAACCCCAAACCGCTGTCGCCGCTGCCGGCGCTGCCAACACCACTCTGTAA
- a CDS encoding PEP-CTERM sorting domain-containing protein: MKTLVQRFTAGLAATLASLVLAASAHAAIGGADAADATLDDQPADAFAFADDWNPHSGPNGDTSGFGNAFDAHGSGAWQLLDRADHWDGFDNTGQLNFALTETSATTGLWTVTNTSSTTIITLDLVMAIGAGNAAGAWLFDDQTILPGETLDGTWQIQWLNGGGSVPAFSNVTMFGRDIVLTPIPEPGAYAMLMAGLGLLALRRRGKS; the protein is encoded by the coding sequence ATGAAAACGCTCGTACAACGCTTTACGGCCGGTCTGGCCGCCACTTTAGCTTCCCTGGTCCTGGCCGCCAGCGCCCATGCCGCGATCGGCGGCGCGGATGCGGCCGATGCCACGCTGGATGACCAGCCGGCGGACGCCTTTGCTTTTGCCGACGACTGGAATCCCCACTCCGGCCCGAACGGCGACACCAGCGGATTCGGCAATGCCTTCGACGCCCACGGCAGCGGCGCCTGGCAATTGCTCGACCGCGCCGACCATTGGGACGGTTTCGACAACACGGGCCAGCTCAACTTCGCGCTGACGGAAACGTCCGCGACGACAGGTCTGTGGACCGTCACCAATACCAGCAGCACGACGATCATCACGCTGGACCTGGTCATGGCCATCGGCGCCGGCAACGCGGCCGGCGCCTGGCTGTTCGATGACCAGACGATCCTGCCCGGCGAGACGCTGGACGGCACCTGGCAGATCCAGTGGCTGAACGGCGGCGGCAGCGTGCCGGCGTTTTCCAACGTGACGATGTTCGGCCGCGACATCGTGCTGACGCCGATTCCGGAGCCGGGCGCGTACGCGATGTTGATGGCGGGCCTGGGTTTATTGGCGTTACGGCGCCGCGGCAAGAGCTGA